From Colius striatus isolate bColStr4 chromosome 10, bColStr4.1.hap1, whole genome shotgun sequence:
CGTCTCTCAGAGcaccagggcagcagctgcgGCAGCCACGGGGGCAGCAAGCCCCGGCTGTCCCGGCAGCACcttgcagctccaggaggagaCACACGCAGTGCAGAAACAGCCAGTCCAAAGGGCTCAGTGCCTACCTAGGAGGTACTGCCAGTAGGCTGCAGGTCTCCTGCAGGATCTTGAAGAGCAGCTGCCGCAGGCTCTGTGAGAAACACCACCCTCGGAACAGCAACAAGGACCCGGCACTTTCCTGGCAGAGGAGATGGCAAGTTGAGGACAGGCAGTGGGCAGCTGTGGCTacctgcctccagctgctgagCCCTTGCCCTGCAGAGCCAACGGGCACTGCCCACGCAGCCCTCCTTGTCCCCAGCTCACAGGGTGAAGGAGGTGACACTTCCTCAGCCTGTCCCCACAGAACAGCAACAGGCCAAGGAAGTAAAGCAGGAACAGCTTAGGGTCAAAGCCTGGACAGACAGTGTGTGTCCAGGCACCAAGGAACCCCGGCACAGTGCCGTCTGGGTTGAGCTCCATCCTGCCACATggccagagggacagggaagggacAGAACCTGCCACAAGTGCCCCAGACTCCCCTGCTTTCTATCCTGTGGGCAAACACAGGCTTCtttgaaaagctgctgcaagtATCCCCTGTGGGCTTTAGGAGgagcttccatttaaacataaggaacatATTTCCCTGTtaatgtgagggagccctggcccaggctgcccagggagggtgtggaggctccttcttggcaggtttccaaacccacctgcacatgttcctgtgcccctgaccaagcagaacctgctttagcatggggctgggctgaaagatctctaaaggttcctgataagccccatcattctgtgactctgtggggggcagccaggccctgcctccagctgccacaGTCACGGCCAGACGCGGccttccctgcagagccccgcacagccacaTCACTTCACAGgcatcacacagtcacaggatcacttcagctgggagagacctttcagctattggagtgcagcctctgtcccagccccatcacccaccagcccattgccctcagtgcaacacccacccggctctgaaacccctccagggacggtgactccagcagctccctgggcagatGTTCCAAGGCCTGAcagccctgtcagcaaagaaattcctcctcacatccagcctcaacctcccctggtgcaacttgaggctgtttcctcttgttctatcgcTTGTTACCAGGCAGAACAGACTGACTCctacctcgctacagcttcaagtagttgtagagagcgagaaggtctcccctgacccttcttttctccaggctaaacagccccagacccctcagccattcctcatctgagatgtgctccaaatcctttcctggcttggtagctgcctctggatcctctccagcacctcagtgtccttcttgtagagagcgGCCCTGAACTGagcacagtattggaggtgcagcctcaccaaagccgagtccaGGGCActgagcagctccctgctcctgctgacagcactgttcctgatccaggccaggatgcccttggccttcttgcccatccTGGATGACTGAACACATccagctgggaagctgaagcTCATTAGTGACGcttcagcagcaggatttgGGTTAAAATTGGGCTTTCTGGGAAGAATGAAGCATTTCTCacaccagccacagccctgctctctgtgccctTGCCCATTCACACCAGCTGCCCAATGGGAGCCTGAAACACAACAAAGGATGAAAAGTAAAGAATGCCTTTGGGGATGGGTCTcacctgttttcatttctttttccttcttggagATCTTGCCTGTCTCTTCTGTGACCTTGGCATCTCCCTTCTCACACATGCAGAGAACCGAGGCGCCGGCGCTGGCCGCTTCCACCACTGCCCACAGGGCCCCTGAAACACAAGCACAGAGCATGTTAACAACCAGCAACCTGCCGGATCTGGCTGTCTCCTAAAAGAGGACAAGGCTCTCAGCTCATCAAGAAAAAGAGGCTGGGGACAGTCAGACACCCCACTGGAATGAGGCTTAGAGAAGGttttcacagctccagctgTAACACTGGACAGGGACTCACAAAGTTTACCCCCAAATGTCTTCAAaccctcccagcttctcctctttctgtgaGCACCTTGCTTTTTGCATGAGGCTGGTTTGGGAAGTGCCTCTGTTGGGGGCTGTTTCTGTGACTGATGCTGTGTGGTTTAGGTGAAGGGGATGCCTCTGAGCAGGAGGGTGATGACAACACACACTGAGAGCCCAAAGCCTTGCACCTACCCGACAAATCACCACCACAACTCCTTTTGTCACCTTCCCGCCTGCCACAAGCAACAACAAGGGAGAATTAGACTTGCAAGTCCAGATAAAACCCCAGTGGAGGGAGTTCAGAGGGTAGCAGGACAGAAAGAGGTGAGGGTAGGGCACGTCAAACTGAACCAGCGtgaagaggagcaaagagctGTGCCCACCACGTGAACTCAAGGAGCAGACAGCACTGGCCATGAGTCCCCTCCCACTGATGGCCCTCACAGGGCTTCCTTTAGGGAATTCAAAGCCCTTTATACCATCtgtgaggaagaagcagcagcacagatggAGCCAAAGTGGAAACTTCCCACCCCAAAAGGAACCCAGGCTAGAGGCAGccacccccacagccccatggctccctcctgagctgcagcccaccGTATCCTCCAGAGAGGGGGCTTCAGAAGAAACGCCcaagtcagcagcaggagagaggcacACGGCACTGCCGCAGCAATTCCTGACCCAGGAGGGGTCCAGGAGCCCTTTCAGCTGGTGTCATGCCTCTCTGGGACTGatcttccttccccctccccccgccaCGGGACCGCATAAAGCAGCGCTCAAAACAACAGCAGGAAGGAAACAACGCGGGGTGGGGCGGGGGAAGAGCGGGACACACAGTTTTTGGGGTGATCGAAGCGTgtcccaggcagctgccagcgCCGGGCCCGCCTCCCCCGGGACTCCCCGCCGCAGAACAGGGCCCAGCCCAGTCGTTCCCGGCTGCCGGGGGCTCGTCCTGCTCCGCCGCGGCTGCCCGGCTgcagcgggaggcggcggcggggaagcGGCAGCGGGTCAAACCCCGATCGAAAGAGCGGAgcggggcagcgccggggcgGGACGCGGGCAGCAGCCCCCGCCGGGCCCAGGCCCCGCTCCCGCTTTCCCCCGCGGCACGGAGGGACGGCGcggccccgcctccccccgtcccgctccgcgccgccgccggagCGCCAGGAGCCGGCAGCGGCCgccgcgcggggccggggcccgAGGAGCCGCCGCGGAGCCGCGTGCGGCCGCCTCCCCCCCACCGGCGCCCGCGGGCGGCTCTGGGGCTCCCGGGcctcgccgcccgccccgggcccgccgccgcctccgcccggccccgcctcacCGGACacccccggcccgccgcggagccccctccccgccgccccccggcccgcccgcgGCCCGCGCTCACCGCCGGCCACGCGCCCCCCATCCTGTACTCGCTCGCCGCCCGGCCCGCAGCGATGCTCGAAGCTCGGCCGCCTCCTCCTCGCCCGACACGGCCGGAGCCGCCTCCGCCGGGAGCCCCGGGAGCAgccgccggcgccgcccccCGCGCTGAGAGACCCCCGGCAGCgcgagcggggcggcggcgcgggctccgcgcggggcacgctgggaagccgagtctccgcccgccgccccgcacGACGACTCCGGGCGGGCGCCGCCGGGGGACTACGACTCCCGTCAGGCACCGCGGCTGCCGCCGGCGGCTTTGCGCGACAGCGAGGCGCGGGTGCTGACGGGAAATGGAGTCcgcggggcggctgcggggaAACTGCGCCTGTCCCGCGGCTGCCGGTGCTCCCGGTACCGCTCCCGCCCCGCAGCATCATCACCTCTGGTCACAGGCGTTAGAATCGCCCGAGGGTGGCAGCTGGAAGGGCCGTTACTAAaaagagtcacagaacggtggcAGTATACgtgagtgatggaggtaaggcctctGTGATGAACGGacttgagaaggggaagaagttgctgcagaagaagggagtgagaaagtgAGAACAACATGTCAGGGGTCCCTGTATGTGGGTGTGAGGTGacatccctgcagtgccccCCATGGCCGTGGGGCTCAGTGTGGAGCATCCGTGTGGCACCAGTGTGGAGCATCCAAAAATGGCACCAAGCTCCTGGAGACCTCGACAGAGGGGCAAGAGGAGAACCAGGGTGGAtatctgagagggagaaagagagagagggagagaaggtctGTGAGGAAGGACCAGCCCTGGGGTGCAGAAAACTGGAGGATCTGGTAGGTGCTGACCTCTCTGACCTCTcccatccctgggcactggcttttgggtcatttagatcccttttcagttgctttgtgctgctccagagctggtgaGTGCAGCAATATCACTCCTTTCTGCCCCCAAACCACATCCACGTGGcctctggagcttttctcagcctctttccagccaaacccctggtgctttctgccactgagttgggtttgttgatgttctttcccgcccaggctcaggtttctctgtgaacatgaggaaaaccgTCAGGGATTGGGGTTGGTGGGTGATCTCCTGGGGGAGATGTTCCTCGTGGTGTTGCCCATCtcgctgctccttccttggcacctcaggacagaagcagctgagccctgggagctggggctgagggtctgggggcagcaggcagctctcccagcaggacctgagcctccctccctctctcctttctgcagctggaagacctgagaaatgagattgagaagagacagagcaaaaatgGCACCAAGCTCCTGGAGACCTCGACAGAGGGGCAAgaggagaagagccagcagctggtgtgtggattcatcccagtcactgcctttggagggcaaattggaggacaaaaaagggagtaaacagcccaaaactgagcttagagggagcagctgggctggggtctcAGGAGGGGGATGGGTCAGGGGGTGTTTGTGGGTCGTGGGGGGATGATGGTTTGAGGACTGAAGCTCCTGATGagcctctttctcccctttccttccctcaggatgtgaggagcacgGTCAGCAGGTATGtggcctctgcagggaaaagggggggaagggaaaagagggaaagggaaagggggaaagggaaagggggaggggaaagggggagaaataaaaatcggttgttttggagctgttttgcGGCTGtttagggttgttttggggttattttggggctggttttccctcccccaggtgtgagaaagtgagtttgcagctgcctggggctgcagctgaggcagaagagtgagtgggtcccagctcctggcgcagcagcatcctgaaggaCACGCTGAGGAGGCTCCGAGgtagctggggaggggctggagggggggtgggaaacccaaagtgacctcgtttgggggagaaaaaacatgaactgaccttgctctggggagaaaagccccaaactgacctcgtttgggggagaaaaagaacagactggcttcattttggggagaaaagccccaaagcaacatccttttggggagaaaaatcccgACAGAgctgatttgggggagaaaacaatccccaaaccaacctcattttggggaagagCATCCAGattgacctcattttggggagaaaaccccctaaactggcttctttttggggagaaaacctccaaaccgacctcattttggggagaaaaatcccaaTTGACCTgattttgggggagaaaaaaactctaaGTGACCTAATTTTGGGGAGAAACCCCCCTAAATTGGCttttctggggagaaaaaaacccaaagtgactcgccagctctgctccctgccagggacactgtctgccagggcccatctccagcagagaaccaacggcttaggctggaaaaggccttgaagctgctgcagtcccagccctgccctcagcctgccaagcccagcagcagcttgaggggcttttggcGCCAGCCCAAAGGGTTGTGTGAGTCCATGCTGGGTGATTCCACGACTGCCCAGGCCCCGCCGGCTCCGGGTCCCTgcggctggtggggggagggagccggtGCGCCGGGCGAGCGGAGCTCTTCCATCAGGAGCcgtggggcagagtcctgtctgagcCGTGGGCCGTGGCGGAGGCCCGTGTGGCGTGTCGGCAGCTGCGGtgcggagaggcagagacggccTCCAACCCGCCCACGGCCGAGCGAGGGccgggccccgtggggctgcgagggctgcggtgccaggggcacgaggcccagctgagcctctgcagcgcCTCCCCGGCTGAGGCCGCGCCGAGGCATGGCCGAGGCCGTGGGGGTGGTTTGCCAGGGTAAAAGGGGCCGAAGCCGCTCTCTGGGAccgcccggccgggccctgggGGCGGCACGACTGCGGGCACAAAGAGGACGCCGGAGCCGTCTGCTCGGGTCTGTGACGGGAGCCCAGGGCCCGGGGCACAGACTGTTCCTGGCTGCCTCGGAGCTcccgccccagcccagcccagggacggCCACGCAGGGTCCCCTCCGTGCCccgggctccctgtgctgctccgccatggcccagggcagggccgtgtGTCCATCACAGACGTGTCTGTGCCCGTGGCTGCAAAGGGGCACTTTGCCaaaaagggctgaaaaggaaccaaaaagctgcaaaaacggaccaaaaaggggtgaaaaagaaccaaaaagctgcaaaaacgaaccaaaaaggggtgaaaaggagccaaaaagtgccaaaccaaaccaaaaagcagtaaaaaggaaccaaaaaggggtgaaaacaaaccaaaaaggtgcaaaaacgaaccaaaaaggggtgaaaaggaaccaaaaaggggtgaaaaagaaccaaaaaggtgcaaaaatgaaccagaaatgagtaaaaaggagccaaaaaggtccaaaacgaaccaaaaagcagtaaaaaggaaccaaaaaggggtgaaaaggagccaaaaaggtacaaaaatgaaccaaaaaggggtgaaaaggaaccaaaaaggggtgaaaaggaaccaaaaaggtgcagaaatgaagcaaaaaggggtgaaaaggaaccaaatctgcaaaaaacgaacaaaaaatgagagaaaaggaatcaaaaagctgcaaaaacgaaccaaaaacgggtgaaaaagaactaaaaaggtgcaaaaatgaaccaaaaaggggtaaaaagtaatcaaaaaggggtaaaaaggagccaaaaagctgcaaaaacaaaccaaaaagcagtaaaaaggaaccaaaaaggggtgaaaaggaaccaaaaaggtgccaaaaggaaccaaaaatgagtaaaaaggagccaaaaaggggtgaaagagaaccaaaaagcagtaaaaatgaaccaaaaatgggtgaaaaggagccaaaaaggtgcaaaaacgaaccaaaaaggggtgaaaaggaaccaaaaaagggtgaaaaggaaccaaaaaggtgcaaaaacgaaccaaaaaggtgcaaaaacgaaccaaaaagctgcaaaaatgaaccagaaatgggtaaaaaggagccaaaaagctgcaaaaacgaacTAAAAAggggtaaaaaggagccaaaaaggggcgaaaaggaaccaaaatgtgcaaaaacgaaccaaaaagcattaaaaaaaaaccaaaaaggggtgaaaaggaaccaaaaaggtccaaaaatgaaccaaaaatgggtaaaaaggagccaaaaaggggtgcaaaaaggaaccaaaaagcagtaaaaaggaaccaaaaaggggtgaaaaagaacaaaaatagtgcagaaatgatggaaaaaggggtaaaaaggagccaaaaaggtgcaaaaatgaagcaaaaaggggtgaaaaggagccaaaaaggtgcaaaaacgaaccagaaagcagtaaaaaggaagcaaaaaggggtgaaaaggcagCGAAAAGGTGCCAAAGCGAAGGCGGGGCGTCGTGCGATCGAGGCCTTGTGCGGCCGGCAGAGGGCAGCCCAGCGCCTCCCGGCTAGCGCAGCCGGCAGAGCACCCGACTCAAACGCTCGAGGTCAAGGGTTCGAAACCACCTCGGGCACCTCTCGCTTTTGCCGCCGCTGCCCTCGCCTCGCCCTGCCTTTCTCTCTTGCCTGCACCAGCCCTTTCTGCACCCGTTCCTTCCCTTGCCCGCACATTTCGTGCCTTCTGCTCCTTGCCCTTCGCTGACACTTCATTCATTCCTTTGcccatccctttcctttcctcggGGCTTGCTTGCACTGATTCCTTTCAGTCATCCATCATTTTGACACTGACTTGATGGCACCGACTTGGGGacgtttttgctctttctcccacttcagctccttctccatcatCATTTCCCTGCCAGCTTGGAGGATCCTGCTCCTTGGATCCACATCCAGACCCAAGAGACCGTCAGAGCGGGAGAAAACCTGAATGAGTCGGGGgcaaaactctgcagctgctctgcaaacacccatctgggggtggctggaggtccctggacccccacagaccccgcAACGATCCCCTCAGAGCCGGGATCCcacatcccagcccagccccgagcTCAGGAGCCACATTCCCCACGTCCTTCCCCCATCACTCACCCTCCgctgctctctcccacctctctctgcaaacacatctccccaccccagctgctttctccagctcttgcagatgcttttcaggggcagctccagcccaagctcaggcactggcacctcgtctggagatgaaagcagcttgtgcctgagctgctgagcccactgagtccccaggggactgccagctccctcccctcaggccACACATCCCtgggaaagacatttcttgtcTCCTAGGAACCACAACAAggtcaaaaaagaacaaaaaggtgcCCTGAgagtcttttacagacccctcgagcttctcacccacgttctggtgccctgagggtcttttacagacccctcaagagcttctcacccacgtttcGGGTGTCCTGCATCCCATTCCAAGCTGATGGCTTCTGCCTTAAAGGGGGGAAATAAAGGACAAAGAGCAGCAAATTCAGAGCCcccagagaaggggaaaagtcaggagctgaagggagaaacgtgatgctgctccaggcaaagctgccaccacctccccctgcccaggagacacctcctaggctcagctctgtccctggctggggaggaacaggaagGGAAGGTTTTGGCCCCATCAAAGGGataaaacaacaggttctgtTGGTTCTCTGAGGGAGGAACCAGGGTGGAtatctgagagggagaaagagagagagggagagaaggtctGTGAGGGAAGGACCAGCCCTGGGGTGCAGAAAACTGGAGGATCTGGTAGGTGCTGACCTCTCTgacctctgccatccctgggcactggcttttgggtcatttagatcccttttcagttgctttgtgctgctccagagctggtgagtgcagcaatatcccagtcactgcctttggagggcaaattggaggacaaaaaagggagtaaacagcccaaaactgagcttagtgggagcagctgggctggggtctcAGGAGGGGGATGGGTCAGGGGGTGTTTGTGGGTCCTGGGGGATGATGGTTTGAGGACTGAAGCTCCTGATGagcctctttctcccctttccttccctcaggatgtgaggagcacgGTCAGCAGGTATGtggcctctgcagggaaaagggggggaagggaaaagagggaaaggaaaaggggggaaggaaaagggggaggggaaagggggagaaataaaaatcagttgttttggAGCGGTTTTGCGGCTGtttagggttgttttggggttattttggggctggttttCCCTCTCCCAGGTGTGAGAAAGTGagtttgcagctgcctggggctgcagctgaggcagaagagcgagtgggtcccagctcctggcgcagcagcatcctgaaggaCACGCTGAGGAGGCTCCGAGGTAgccggggaggggctggagggggggtgggaaacccaaagtgacctcgtttgggggagaaaaaacatgaactgaccttgctctggggagaaaagccccaaactgacctcgtttgggggagaaaaagaacagactggcttcattttggggagaaaagccccaaagcaacatccttttggggagaaaaatcccgACAGAgctgatttgggggagaaaacaatccccaaaccaacctcattttggggaagagCATCCAGattgacctcattttggggagaaaaacccctaaactggcttctttttggggagaaaacctccaaaccaacctcattttggggagaaaaatcccaaTTGACCTgattttgggggagaaaaaaactctaaGTGACCTAATTTTGGGGAGAAACCCCCCTAAATTGGcttttttggggagaaaaaaacccaaactgacttctttttgggaagaaaaaccacaaatcaacctcattttggggagaaaaagtcaAACTGACCTTgtttggggaggaaaaacccccaactgacctcattttggggagaaaaacatCCCATGATGGATTCTGTGGGGTTTGCCCCAAGCCCCtgcaggagcctgagggctgaagGACGTGCTCAGCTCCTCCTCACCTGAGGACACATGAGCAGCCTCACCAGCCCACCCAAAACACCTCCCAAACCCCAGGGAAACAGGCAAATCTGGGTGACCCGACGGGTTTTtctcagccctggagctgcaggaacctCCCCCAGGGCTGAGCCTCAGCCTCCAGACTCCTTTGCACCACACAAAGATGCAAAAGCCTTAATTCATTGGCTCATCTCCAgcctccagctgctttccttccaccccccccccccccccgtgccTGGTCTGACCAGATTTGCTGCTTTACACCccaatttctcttctcttcagcAATTTTCACCCCCctttcagtgtttattttgGCTTCAAATGCACggagctttctgcagcagctcctggcacctgctctgggggttttgggggcaaTTTGGGGCATTTTGGGGAGGTTTAAAAGCAGATCCCTCTGCTTTATCTGCAGAGCTTCCTGCAGGAGCCCCTGACCCCCATTCTGTGCCTttttggggcaattttggggtgttttggggagggTTCAAAGCAGGTTTATGCTGCCTCATCTGCAGAGGTTCCTACATGGCTCGTGGCCCCTAttttggggcattttggggTGGGTTAAAAGCAAATTCTCCTGCTTTATCTGCAGAGGATCCTACATGAGCTCGTGGCCCCtattttggggcaatttgggaTATTTTGGGGAGGGTTAAAAGCAGGTTTATGCTGCCTCATCTGCAGAGGTTCCTACAATGCTCGTGGCCCCtattttggggcaatttggggcATTTTGGGGAGGGTTAAAAGCAGATTCTCCTGCTTTATCTGCAGAGCTTCCTGCAGGAGCCCCTGACCCCCATCCTGTGCCTTTTTTGGGGCAATTTAGGGAGGCTTAAGAACATTTTCTCATCTCATCCCCAGCACCTTTCCCCTCCAGTACCTTTTGGTAGCCAAACCTGCCCCCCACCAGCCCCCCCCTtgaccccctttttccccctctctgtgtccctcccacccccagccaTCGTGACCCTGGACCCCGACACCGCTCACCCCGAGCTCATCCTGTCTGAGGACTGTAAGAGCGTGAGGAGAAGAGGGGGCTTGAGCCCCCAGGAGCTCCCTGACTCGCCCCAACGCTTCGAGTACTGGCCCTTCGTGCTGGGCTGGCCGGGCTTCGCGGGGGGGAGGCACTGCTGGGACGTGGAGGTGGGTGAGGCCGGGGATTGGGCAGTGGGGGTGGCTCGAGAGTCAGTCCCAAGGAAAGGGAGGCTCAGCCTCTCCCCtcaaggtgggatttggggggtggAGAAGTGGGGGGGACAGATCCGAGCCCTGACCCCCCGTAAGGTGACGCTGGTGCCCCTGAGGTGGGTTCCACGCAGGGTCAGTGTCCACCTGGACTATGCTGGGGGGTCTGTGGCCTTTTTTGATGCAGAGGAGGGGGGGCTCATGTTCCTCTTCTCACGTGCTGCCTTCACTGGGGAGAGGGTCCGGCCCTGGCTCTGGGTGGTGGGGGCCAAATCCCACCTCAGGCTCAGACCCTGACCAAAAGTACCCAAAGCAGTGTTTCCCACCCCATTTTCACACACTTTCACACCCCCTCTCAGTCCCCTCCACGTCCTCCCTTGCGCTTTTGTGTCTCTCAcctccccctttccccaccAGAACCCATCACTCCCCACGACTTTACcgcctttccccttccctgtgGGTGCAGTTGCCCAAAAGCTTACGGTTTCACCTCAAAACGAGGCAGCTCTGGCACAGACAGAGCTCCTGAAGGCTTTGGATGTTCATCCTGAGGCTGGATGATGGGAAGTCCACCTGTGGCAAAGCTGCCAAGACCCTTttcctcactcctcctcctcccactgccagccttgcagccccttccctctccatCATTAACAATAAAACCTGttattttctcccatttctccTGATTTTCTTCCAGGGAGGTCCCTGGGGCTCGTGGGACCTTTCTGGGTGCAACCTCAGGCTTTGTGCCACCACAAAACCCTGTTTCCCCCTTCCTCCAAAcaacccctccctgccccatcaAAGAACCAGGCAGAGAACGACACTGTGGCACGTGGAAACCTCTTTTACTTCATCTAAACACCACcaaggcaggaggaagaggaggaggaggaggtgggttGGGGCAGATGTGGCTTCAtttcccagcccctgctgcctccccagaTTTGATGTCAGACCCTTTGGGCTTCTGAGGGTGGGGAAAAGAGAAGCCAGAAGGGCCAGTGAGGAATTTAGGAGGGCAGCAAGTCCTCTGAAGTGCTGGGATAGGGGATGGGAGGAGGATGAAGCTCCTGCTGGGGTAAGGAAGGAGAAGGTTCAGGGGCACAAGGTGATCTGGGACCCCTTACCCCAGACCAGGAACCAGGGATGGAGAGTTTCCCCTTTGAAGGAAGCTGCTGGGAAAATGAAGATCAAAATCTTCTCATCAGCATCAAAAAAAGCCACCTGACCCTTGTCATAGTCCAGGGAGACACGAACCCTCCTGGGCACCCGGGTCTGGGGCAGGGGGACACGCTCCAGGGAGGTGAGAGCCCAAAACTGACCCTCACAGAGCCCCATGGACCAAAGCTCCATCTCAGGGCTGGTGGTGgcctcttcccccctcctcaGGGACTCCTTGGCCACCCCCAGAGCCCAGGAGCCTTTGGGGGTCACCTCCACatcccagcagcatctccctgagGTGATTCCTTCATGGGCCAGGACACGGGGGTCGACCTCAAACCACTCAGGTGGGTCCTGCTCAGCTTCTTCCCACCTCACGCTGCTCCCATCTGCTGACACCACGAGCTGAGGGTGGGACATGGTGGGATCCAACATCACCTTCACTggaaaagggggaggagaagagtGAAAGAGGGAAACCaacccccttccccagggctctgcctgctgcagtaTCCTCAGCCCCATCACCAGGCTGAGGGGGAGGGACTGGccaggtcctggggggggtcattcggggctccccagctccagagagacaggggaGATGTAGAggctccttttctggaggttcccaaaccctcctggacacgttcctgtgcccccccgcccccccagatcaagaggaacctgctttggcatctTCCCCAGGTGACCCT
This genomic window contains:
- the LOC133626209 gene encoding butyrophilin subfamily 1 member A1-like; this encodes MELEDLRNEIEKRQSKNGTKLLETSTEGQEEKSQQLDVRSTVSRCEKVSLQLPGAAAEAEERVGPSSWRSSILKDTLRRLRAIVTLDPDTAHPELILSEDCKSVRRRGGLSPQELPDSPQRFEYWPFVLGWPGFAGGRHCWDVEVGEAGDWAVGVARESVPRKGRLSLSPQGGIWGVEKWGGQIRALTPRKVTLVPLRWVPRRVSVHLDYAGGSVAFFDAEEGGLMFLFSRAAFTGERVRPWLWVVGAKSHLRLRP